One Echinicola strongylocentroti DNA window includes the following coding sequences:
- a CDS encoding YheT family hydrolase: MPLIKHSSYPGPPILYFNGHFETILPSVFRKITGVVYQRERIDTADRDFLDLDWSRVGSKKLLIISHGLEGNSARHYVTGLVKLFNQHQVDALAWNNRSCSGEMNRQQVLYHHGASHDLKTVIEHVLATGEYTDIYLAGISMGGAQTLKYLGEEGSALPNPIKKAAVYSTPCNLPDSAATLRFTKNIFYKNKFLAKLKVKMAEKAKQFPGIIDEVLLQTVNDFDKFDDHFTAKLHGYRNGQDFYHAVSPDNWMEEISVPTLIVNAQNDPLLIDRCYPIQLAAQHEMVYLEMPKRGGHTGFAVKRKEFSWAEERLLEFLNSK, translated from the coding sequence ATGCCTTTAATAAAACATTCTTCCTATCCCGGTCCACCAATACTTTACTTTAATGGTCATTTCGAAACGATATTGCCCAGTGTGTTTCGGAAAATTACTGGTGTCGTATACCAGCGTGAGCGGATCGATACAGCGGATAGGGATTTTTTGGATTTAGATTGGAGTAGGGTGGGAAGCAAAAAGCTTTTGATCATTTCCCATGGGCTGGAAGGAAACTCAGCTAGACACTATGTCACGGGGCTAGTGAAACTGTTTAACCAACACCAGGTGGATGCATTGGCCTGGAACAACCGCTCGTGCAGCGGTGAAATGAACCGTCAGCAAGTACTTTACCACCATGGAGCCTCACATGATCTGAAAACAGTAATCGAGCACGTGCTGGCTACTGGTGAATATACCGATATCTACCTTGCCGGGATCAGTATGGGAGGAGCGCAAACACTCAAATACCTCGGCGAAGAAGGAAGTGCACTTCCCAATCCTATAAAAAAGGCCGCGGTCTATAGCACTCCCTGTAATTTGCCAGACAGTGCAGCGACGTTGCGATTTACCAAAAACATCTTTTATAAAAATAAATTCCTCGCCAAGCTAAAGGTGAAAATGGCCGAGAAAGCCAAGCAGTTTCCTGGTATTATTGACGAAGTTTTACTGCAGACGGTAAACGATTTTGATAAGTTTGATGACCACTTTACCGCAAAACTTCACGGGTATAGGAATGGGCAGGACTTTTATCATGCTGTTAGCCCTGACAATTGGATGGAAGAAATTTCTGTTCCCACGCTCATAGTCAATGCCCAAAACGATCCATTGCTGATTGATCGTTGCTATCCCATACAACTTGCCGCACAGCACGAAATGGTTTATTTGGAAATGCCCAAACGAGGTGGGCATACAGGCTTTGCTGTCAAAAGGAAGGAGTTTAGCTGGGCAGAGGAAAGGCTACTGGAATTTTTGAATTCGAAATGA
- a CDS encoding helicase HerA-like domain-containing protein — MTTKEDFQRHISAGYQTKKDFFVLGTGILEKNPVKEATVKIPLKTLNRHGLIAGATGTGKTKTLQVMAEQLSLKGIPSVLMDLKGDLSGLACPGTSNDHIVWRSDAIGVEYDPAGLPVEFLTISQEPGTRLRATITEFGPVLISQILDLNSTQQGILALVFRFCDIKHLPLLDLEDLKEVLQYVINEGKEEIKKEFGAVSSASVNTIMRKIIELEQQGATSFFGEVSFDVNDLLRQREGKGVISIIRLTDVQSKPKLFSTFMLSLLSEIYETFPEQGDSDKPKMCLFIDEAHLVFDNSSKDLRDKIEVIVKLIRSKGVGVYFCTQSPTDIPENVLGQLGLKIQHSLRAFTAKDRKAIGKTAENYPESTFYDTKEVLTKMGIGEALVTALNEKGIPTPLVHTLVRPPVTRMDILSKTELESLVSQSQLVQKYNQEIDRQSAHEMLEAKILQAEETAKEKYTSTANRKTTSRKKEDSLFEELSKNTMVRQLGRTIFRELTRSILGTLSGKRK, encoded by the coding sequence ATGACAACTAAAGAAGATTTCCAGCGGCATATTTCAGCAGGTTACCAAACGAAAAAAGACTTTTTTGTTTTAGGAACAGGTATACTGGAAAAAAATCCCGTGAAAGAAGCTACGGTCAAGATTCCCCTAAAGACACTCAATCGCCATGGGCTGATAGCAGGAGCTACAGGTACGGGTAAGACAAAGACATTGCAAGTGATGGCGGAGCAACTTTCACTGAAAGGAATTCCGAGCGTACTGATGGATCTAAAGGGTGATCTTTCAGGTCTCGCTTGCCCGGGCACTTCAAATGATCACATTGTCTGGCGAAGTGATGCGATAGGGGTAGAATATGATCCTGCGGGTCTTCCTGTGGAGTTTTTGACTATCAGTCAAGAGCCCGGGACTAGGCTAAGAGCCACAATAACGGAGTTTGGGCCGGTGCTGATTTCACAGATTTTGGACCTGAACAGTACCCAACAGGGGATTTTAGCCTTGGTTTTCAGGTTTTGTGATATCAAACACTTACCCTTGTTGGATTTGGAGGATTTGAAAGAAGTCTTACAATATGTGATCAATGAAGGTAAAGAAGAAATAAAGAAGGAGTTTGGCGCAGTCTCCTCGGCCTCTGTGAATACGATCATGCGAAAGATCATAGAACTTGAACAGCAGGGAGCGACATCGTTTTTTGGTGAGGTGTCTTTTGATGTCAATGATCTGCTGAGGCAGAGAGAAGGAAAAGGAGTGATTTCCATTATTCGATTGACTGATGTTCAAAGTAAGCCTAAGCTCTTTTCTACTTTTATGCTGAGTTTACTATCTGAAATCTATGAAACCTTTCCCGAGCAGGGAGATTCGGATAAGCCCAAGATGTGCCTTTTTATCGATGAGGCACATTTGGTATTTGACAATTCCTCCAAAGACCTAAGGGATAAAATTGAAGTGATCGTCAAGCTGATCCGATCCAAGGGTGTCGGAGTTTATTTCTGTACGCAAAGTCCGACGGACATTCCGGAAAATGTCTTGGGGCAATTGGGGCTTAAGATTCAACATTCCTTGAGGGCCTTCACCGCCAAGGACCGTAAGGCTATCGGCAAAACCGCCGAAAACTACCCAGAATCTACATTTTATGATACCAAAGAGGTCTTGACCAAAATGGGAATTGGCGAAGCATTAGTTACAGCACTTAATGAAAAAGGAATCCCCACACCCTTGGTGCACACGCTGGTGAGACCTCCCGTGACCAGAATGGATATACTGTCCAAAACCGAACTGGAGAGCTTGGTAAGTCAATCACAGCTCGTTCAGAAATATAACCAGGAGATCGATAGGCAAAGTGCACACGAGATGCTGGAGGCAAAAATCCTACAGGCAGAAGAAACAGCCAAAGAGAAGTATACATCTACTGCAAACCGAAAAACTACTTCACGTAAAAAGGAAGACAGTTTATTTGAAGAATTGTCCAAAAATACCATGGTCAGACAATTGGGCAGGACAATTTTCCGTGAATTGACGCGGAGTATTCTTGGCACCTTATCCGGAAAGCGCAAGTAA
- a CDS encoding BaiN/RdsA family NAD(P)/FAD-dependent oxidoreductase — MAIIGVIGGGAAGFFAAIHAAQEGAQVTIYEKTGKTLSKVKVSGGGRCNVTHAAYQVSTLVKHYPRGAKFLKKAFGKFQVKDTVEWFESRGVKLKTETDGRMFPVSDSSQTIIDLLRQEADKLGVEVMQKSEVQQVTATDEGFVLTINDSTTMVDKVIVSAGGSPKSKSYDVYKKLGHTIIDPIPSLFTFNTPAAKLKQLPGVAVPNVQVRIEGTKLAYEGPLLITHWGVSGPVVLKLSAFGAKWLHEQDYSTNVHIRWVTGMKEEEIGQALRTYKQLHPKRKVSVHPLFDLPKRLWEHLIESAGIDSSAKWSECVKKQINILEQHIFCYILQMKGKTTFKEEFVTAGGIALNEVNPVNMESRLVPNLFFAGEVLDIDGITGGFNFQAAWTTGYIAGKSTQKL, encoded by the coding sequence ATGGCGATTATAGGAGTAATAGGAGGCGGAGCTGCTGGTTTTTTTGCAGCTATTCATGCGGCACAAGAAGGAGCACAAGTGACGATCTACGAAAAGACGGGCAAGACACTGTCCAAGGTGAAGGTGTCAGGAGGGGGGCGGTGTAATGTGACCCATGCTGCTTACCAAGTTTCCACACTGGTCAAGCATTATCCCAGAGGAGCAAAATTCCTTAAAAAAGCCTTTGGAAAGTTCCAGGTAAAAGATACGGTGGAATGGTTTGAAAGCAGAGGTGTAAAGCTCAAAACAGAAACCGATGGCAGGATGTTTCCTGTTAGTGACAGTTCACAGACCATCATCGACCTACTTCGCCAAGAAGCGGATAAACTTGGTGTAGAAGTAATGCAAAAGTCAGAAGTGCAACAGGTTACTGCTACGGATGAAGGCTTTGTATTGACTATAAATGACAGTACCACCATGGTGGACAAAGTGATCGTCTCGGCAGGAGGAAGTCCAAAGTCAAAGAGCTACGATGTGTACAAAAAACTAGGACATACCATCATTGATCCGATCCCAAGTTTGTTTACTTTCAATACCCCAGCAGCAAAGCTGAAGCAGCTGCCTGGAGTGGCCGTCCCCAATGTCCAGGTGAGGATAGAAGGTACCAAACTGGCTTATGAAGGTCCATTATTGATCACCCACTGGGGAGTCAGTGGACCTGTGGTATTGAAATTATCAGCTTTTGGGGCAAAGTGGCTTCATGAGCAAGATTATAGTACGAATGTACACATTAGGTGGGTGACAGGAATGAAAGAGGAGGAAATCGGACAAGCGTTGCGCACCTACAAACAACTACACCCAAAACGTAAAGTAAGTGTTCACCCACTTTTTGATTTGCCAAAAAGACTGTGGGAGCACCTGATAGAAAGTGCAGGAATTGACTCATCGGCCAAGTGGTCAGAATGTGTCAAAAAACAAATAAATATTTTGGAACAGCATATTTTTTGTTATATCTTACAAATGAAAGGTAAGACGACGTTTAAAGAGGAATTTGTTACAGCTGGAGGAATAGCCCTAAATGAGGTGAATCCAGTAAATATGGAGAGTCGGTTGGTGCCAAATTTGTTCTTTGCGGGAGAAGTTTTAGACATAGATGGTATTACGGGAGGTTTTAATTTTCAGGCCGCTTGGACCACGGGATATATTGCAGGAAAATCAACACAAAAACTATGA
- a CDS encoding DUF4332 domain-containing protein, producing MSKTITSIEGIGPVNQEKLTKAGVKTVEGLLEKGASKKGRKELAESSGIDEGKILDFVNMADLFRINGVASQFAELLKATGVDTVKELRTRNPENLHKALTETNEAKKLTRTVPALSQIEDFIDQAKSLDPVVTH from the coding sequence ATGTCAAAAACCATCACAAGCATTGAAGGAATTGGACCTGTGAATCAGGAAAAACTGACCAAAGCAGGAGTAAAAACCGTAGAAGGACTTTTGGAGAAAGGCGCCTCTAAAAAGGGCAGAAAGGAATTGGCCGAATCTTCAGGAATTGATGAAGGCAAGATCTTGGATTTTGTTAATATGGCTGATCTTTTTAGAATCAATGGCGTCGCCAGCCAATTTGCAGAATTGCTGAAAGCTACTGGGGTGGACACGGTCAAAGAACTTCGTACCCGAAATCCAGAAAATCTCCACAAGGCACTTACAGAAACCAATGAGGCAAAAAAACTTACCAGAACAGTTCCTGCATTAAGCCAAATAGAAGATTTTATCGATCAGGCCAAATCACTGGATCCGGTGGTTACCCATTGA